One window from the genome of Solea solea chromosome 13, fSolSol10.1, whole genome shotgun sequence encodes:
- the LOC131471277 gene encoding apolipoprotein A-IV-like — protein sequence MKVLVVLVLAVFSGCQANLFLADAPKPVMDTMVDTFWDYVAKSTKTADDTLAMIRKSDFGQELSARLMESANMATTYATNAKEQLPPAAKDLIIQVTAEADVLRERMAQELSTVRGKLEPFTEDLKAKIQQKVEEFKHELGPYADSLDSEGLRTTLMQKTEELKASLEQSVSDMQEHLGPYTEDLRLKVDQHLQDFKEHVAPMTERVQSQLTEGVQQVKEMATPHVDDLREKLSPYIQEVQAHLSSLYETIVNGN from the exons ATGAAGGTCCTCGTTGTGCTCGTCCTTGCTGTTTTCAGCG GCTGTCAGGCCAACCTCTTCCTCGCTGATGCACCCAAGCCAGTGATGGACACGATGGTTGACACTTTCTGGGACTATGTTGCCAAATCCACAAAGACAGCTGACGACACCCTGGCAATGATCAGGAAATCAGACTTTGGACAGGAACTCAG TGCCCGTCTGATGGAAAGTGCCAACATGGCCACCACATACGCAACCAACGCCAAGGAGCAGCTTCCCCCTGCAGCCAAGGACCTGATCATCCAAGTCACTGCTGAGGCCGACGTGCTGAGAGAGCGCATGGCCCAGGAGCTGAGCACCGTCAGGGGAAAGCTGGAGCCCTTCACTGAGGACCTGAAGGCCAAGATCCAGCAGAAAGTGGAGGAGTTCAAGCACGAGCTGGGCCCTTACGCAGACTCCCTGGACTCTGAAGGCTTGAGGACCACACTGATGCAGAAGACTGAGGAGCTGAAGGCCAGCCTGGAGCAGAGTGTGAGCGACATGCAGGAACATCTGGGTCCCTACACCGAGGACCTCAGGCTGAAGGTGGACCAACACCTGCAGGACTTCAAGGAGCATGTGGCCCCCATGACCGAGAGAGTCCAGAGTCAGCTGACCGAGGGAGTCCAGCAGGTGAAAGAAATGGCCACCCCTCATGTTGATGACCTGAGGGAAAAGCTGTCCCCGTACATCCAGGAGGTGCAGGCACACCTCAGCAGCCTCTACGAAACCATTGTCAACGGCAACTAA
- the LOC131471382 gene encoding apolipoprotein A-IV-like, whose protein sequence is MRLFVVLAIVLLSGCHANLLYADAPKPQMEVLIDSFWDYVAKATQTADDTLQMIRKSQFGQEVNARLEDSVYLGSTYAISLKEQLPPAAQDLMAKIHKEADTLRKVLTNELVVVKDSLEPYAEDMKAQIQQKVDQFKQELAPYADSLDSEVLRTTLVQRSEELKTSLQQSVRDMQAQLGPYTGDLKEKVDQHLQDFQDRVSPMTEKVEVELRHRANLVKQMVAPYAEDLRERLDPYTQDIQAQLMSFYESFVNTN, encoded by the exons ATGAGGCTGTTTGTGGTACTGGCCATTGTACTGCTGTCTG GCTGCCATGCCAACCTTCTCTATGCGGATGCACCAAAGCCGCAGATGGAAGTGCTGATTGACTCTTTCTGGGACTACGTTGCCAAGGCCACACAGACAGCTGACGACACCCTGCAGATGATCAGGAAGTCTCAGTTTGGTCAGGAAGTCAA tGCTCGTCTGGAAGATAGTGTTTACTTGGGCAGCACGTACGCAATCTCTCTGAAAGAGCAGCTTCCCCCTGCCGCTCAGGACCTGATGGCTAAGATCCACAAAGAGGCTGACACACTGAGAAAGGTGCTTACCAACGAGCTGGTCGTCGTCAAGGACAGCCTGGAGCCCTATGCTGAGGACATGAAGGCCCAGATCCAGCAGAAAGTGGACCAGTTCAAGCAGGAGCTGGCTCCCTACGCAGACTCCCTGGACTCCGAGGTCCTGAGGACCACGCTGGTGCAGAGGAGCGAGGAGCTGAAGACCAGCTTGCAACAGAGTGTGAGGGACATGCAGGCTCAGCTGGGTCCTTACACCGGTGACCTGAAGGAGAAGGTGGACCAGCACCTGCAGGACTTCCAGGATAGGGTATCCCCCATGACCGAGAAGGTGGAGGTTGAGCTGAGACACAGAGCAAACCTGGTGAAACAAATGGTGGCTCCCTATGCTGAGGACCTGAGAGAAAGGCTGGACCCGTACACCCAGGACATCCAAGCCCAGCTTATGTCCTTCTATGAGTCCTTTGTCAATACTAACTAg
- the apoeb gene encoding apolipoprotein Eb, with translation MVLLHSFTGLSLKTTMKSVALVLALAVITGCNARVLPQADVSVSRWEDTVDRFWQYVSELNKQADGVLQNVKSSQLSRELDTLITDTMAELKTYRDDVQTKLTPLTETSTGQLTQDLQLLANKLQKDMLDAKDRTTDYLGELKSMVELNSDDVRGRVGAYTSKLRKRLDKDTEEIRNTVATYMDEVQSRTSQNLGTVRDHVEPYVQQTSDTASKKLSDLSTMLQSQAEVLSKQLETQAEGFKTQADDLKTQAESLKTQLEATAEELRASLEGKIGDLTDLLAPYATRIREQLDAVVEKVKETAA, from the exons ATGGTATTGCTGCATTCTTTCACAGGTCTATCACTCAAAACAACCATGAAGTCTGTAGCTTTGGTCCTTGCTCTGGCAGTCATCACCG GCTGCAATGCCCGTGTGCTGCCCCAGGCTGATGTCTCTGTAAGTCGCTGGGAGGACACCGTGGACCGGTTCTGGCAGTACGTCTCTGAGCTGAACAAGCAAGCCGATGGAGTCCTGCAAAACGTCAAGAGCTCTCAGCTCAGCAGGGAGCTAGA CACCCTGATCACCGACACCATGGCAGAGCTGAAAACCTATAGAGATGACGTCCAGACCAAGCTGACCCCCTTGACCGAAACCTCCACCGGTCAGCTGACTCAGGACCTGCAGCTTCTGGCCAACAAACTGCAGAAGGACATGCTGGATGCCAAGGATCGCACCACCGACTATCTGGGTGAGCTCAAGAGCATGGTGGAGCTGAACAGTGATGACGTCCGTGGCCGTGTTGGTGCCTACACCAGCAAGCTAAGGAAGCGCTTGGACAAGGACACCGAGGAGATTCGCAA CACCGTGGCCACTTACATGGACGAGGTCCAGTCCCGCACTTCCCAGAACCTCGGCACCGTGAGGGATCATGTTGAGCCCTATGTCCAGCAGACCAGTGACACCGCCTCCAAGAAGCTCAGCGACCTCTCTACCATGCTGCAGAGCCAGGCTGAGGTTCTGAGCAAGCAGCTGGAGACCCAAGCCGAGGGCTTCAAGACCCAGGCCGATGATCTGAAGACCCAGGCTGAGTCTCTCAAGACCCAGCTGGAGGCCACTGCTGAGGAGCTGCGCGCCTCCCTGGAGGGCAAGATTGGCGATCTGACCGATCTGCTGGCCCCATACGCCACCAGGATCCGCGAACAGCTTGACGCTGTGGTTGAAAAGGTCAAGGAAACTGCTGCCTAA
- the LOC131471976 gene encoding apolipoprotein Eb-like, with amino-acid sequence MVLLHSFTGLSLKTTMKSVALVLALAVITGCNAHVLPQADVSVSRWEDTVDRFWQYISELNKQADGVLQNVKSSQLSRELDTLITDTMTELKTYRDDVQTKLTPLTSISTGQVAWNLRHLANKLQKDMLDAKDRTTDYLGELKSMMELNSDDVRGRVGAYTSKLRKRLDKDTEEIRNTVATYMDELQSRTFQNLATVRDHVEPYVQQTSDTASKKLSDLSTMLQSQAEVLSKQLETQAEGFKTQLEATAEELSAYLEGKIGDLTDLLSPYATKIREQLDAVVEKVKETAA; translated from the exons ATGGTATTGCTGCATTCTTTCACAGGTCTATCACTCAAAACAACCATGAAGTCTGTAGCTCTGGTCCTTGCTCTGGCAGTCATCACCG GCTGCAATGCCCATGTGTTGCCCCAGGCTGATGTCTCTGTAAGTCGCTGGGAGGACACTGTGGACCGGTTCTGGCAGTACATCTCTGAGCTGAACAAGCAAGCTGATGGAGTCCTGCAAAACGTCAAGAGCTCTCAGCTCAGCAGGGAGCTAGA CACCCTGATCACCGACACCATGACAGAGCTGAAAACCTACAGAGATGACGTCCAGACCAAGCTGACCCCCTTGACCAGCATCTCCACTGGTCAGGTGGCTTGGAACCTGCGGCATCTGGCCAACAAACTGCAGAAGGACATGCTGGATGCCAAGGATCGCACCACCGACTATCTGGGTGAGCTCAAGAGCATGATGGAGCTGAACAGTGATGACGTCCGTGGCCGTGTCGGTGCCTACACCAGCAAGCTGAGGAAGCGCCTGGACAAGGACACCGAGGAGATTCGCAA CACCGTGGCCACTTACATGGACGAGCTCCAGTCCCGCACTTTCCAGAACCTCGCCACCGTGAGGGATCATGTTGAGCCCTATGTCCAGCAGACCAGTGACACCGCCTCCAAGAAGCTCAGCGACCTCTCTACCATGCTGCAGAGCCAGGCTGAGGTTCTGAGCAAGCAGCTGGAGACCCAAGCCGAGGGCTTCAAGACCCAGCTGGAGGCCACTGCTGAGGAGCTGAGCGCCTACCTGGAGGGCAAGATTGGCGATCTGACCGATCTGCTGTCCCCATACGCCACCAAGATCCGCGAACAGCTTGACGCTGTGGTTGAAAAGGTCAAGGAAACTGCTGCCTAA